A window of Apium graveolens cultivar Ventura chromosome 8, ASM990537v1, whole genome shotgun sequence contains these coding sequences:
- the LOC141680394 gene encoding delta(12)-fatty-acid desaturase FAD2-like, giving the protein MGAGGRMSAPSNAKKTQAEALRRAPHEKPPFTIGDLKKAIPAHCFEKSLITSFRYLIQDLIMAYALYYVATNYIDQYLPHPVNYLGWAAYIAVQGCVLTGAWVVGHECDHDAFSDYGWINDLVGLVVHSSLMVPYFSWKISHRRHHANTQSLENDEVYVPRFRSNIRNYYKILNNPPGRVLVWVITLLVGFPLYLMFNVSGHKYERWTSHYDPHSPLYTERERKQIIVSDVAILAVIYGLYRLVLIKGFAWVFCVYGGPLLVVNMWFTLITILNHTHPSVPYYDSTEWDWLRGALCTVDRDYGILNKVFHNVCNAHVCHHIFSMIPHYHGLEATEAMKPVLGDYYQYDGTPILKAMYREMKECIYVEKDEGETKGVYWYRKDI; this is encoded by the coding sequence ATGGGTGCAGGTGGGCGTATGTCCGCTCCTTCTAATGCCAAGAAAACTCAGGCAGAAGCACTGCGACGTGCTCCTCATGAGAAACCTCCATTCACCATTGGTGACCTTAAGAAAGCCATTCCTGCTCATTGCTTTGAAAAATCACTCATCACTTCTTTCCGATATCTTATTCAAGATCTCATCATGGCTTATGCACTCTACTATGTTGCCACAAATTACATAGACCAATACCTTCCACATCCTGTTAATTACTTGGGCTGGGCAGCTTACATTGCTGTCCAGGGCTGTGTCCTGACCGGGGCTTGGGTTGTAGGCCATGAATGCGATCATGATGCCTTCAGCGATTATGGTTGGATCAATGACCTTGTTGGCCTTGTTGTCCACTCTTCCCTCATGGTCCCTTATTTCTCTTGGAAAATCAGCCACAGACGTCACCATGCCAACACTCAATCGCTTGAGAATGATGAGGTTTATGTCCCCAGATTCAGGTCCAACATCAGGAACTACTACAAAATTCTCAACAACCCGCCAGGTCGTGTGCTTGTGTGGGTTATCACACTCCTTGTAGGCTTCCCTTTATATTTGATGTTCAACGTTTCGGGGCACAAGTATGAGAGGTGGACTTCACACTACGATCCCCATAGCCCTCTTTACACAGAACGTGAACGCAAACAGATCATTGTTTCTGATGTTGCCATTCTTGCAGTCATCTATGGCCTATACCGCCTAGTTCTAATCAAAGGCTTTGCGTGGGTGTTCTGTGTTTATGGAGGTCCACTCCTAGTTGTTAACATGTGGTTCACCTTAATCACAATCCTCAATCACACTCATCCTTCTGTGCCTTACTACGATTCAACTGAATGGGACTGGTTGAGGGGAGCTCTATGCACTGTCGACAGAGATTATGGGATTTTGAACAAGGTGTTCCACAATGTCTGCAATGCTCATGTATGCCACCACATATTCTCCATGATCCCACATTACCACGGACTTGAAGCAACCGAGGCCATGAAGCCTGTATTGGGTGATTATTATCAGTATGACGGAACTCCGATTCTTAAGGCCATGTACAGAGAGATGAAGGAATGCATTTACGTGGAGAAAGATGAAGGTGAGACCAAAGGAGTCTACTGGTACAGAAAGGATATTTAG
- the LOC141680392 gene encoding pollen receptor-like kinase 3: MVVVRSNFLCLFIIFASLSPSSHSISEAEALLQFKASITNAGALDSWIPDTLPCPPQGNTWVGLTCADGQVRTITLFNMGLGGKIDTTPLEELKGLKFIIMANNSFEGPIPGFNRLAGLKAFYISSNKFSGEIPSDYFVNMKDLKKLWIDNNGFSGEVPVSVTQLPILRELRIENNRFSGPIPPLKQQSLADLDMSNNKLEGQIPEYLVRFNATAFKNNPGLCSEKLGMKCANAPTPDPGDAVDAPDSPTPPPKDQNTSSGTTWLVLGIVVILLALTIFFKSERKEDNFTPLGKENLDEAVQVSIPSPKKTLSTSPRNKISGSANLSKKGGASNVGGRLGNDLVVVNDEKGVFGLSDLMKAAAEVLGSGGLGSAYKAMMSNGVSVVVKRIREMNSMTKETFDSEMRRIGALKNKNILTPLAYHYRKDEKLMVSEFVPKGSLLYILHGDRGVSHSELNWPMRLKIIQGIAKGMGYLHSEFPSYQLPHGNLKSSNVLLGSNYNPLLSDYAMYPLVNTTQSAQAMSAFRSPEAVLYQQVSPKSDVYCLGILILEILTGKFPSQYLNNQKGGTDVVQWVQTALSEKRESELIDPEIAGASAASLEQMQKLLHIAAACTENDQQQRLDMKEAIRRIEEVQV, from the exons ATGGTCGTTGTTCGTAGCAACTTTCTTTGCCTCTTTATCATATTTGCATCATTATCTCCTTCCTCTCATTCAATATCTGAAGCTGAAGCGCTTCTGCAATTTAAGGCATCAATTACCAACGCGGGGGCTCTTGATTCTTGGATACCAGATACATTGCCCTGCCCTCCTCAAGGAAACACTTGGGTTGGTCTCACTTGTGCAGATGGACAAGTCAGAACCATTACTCTTTTTAACATGGGGCTTGGAGGAAAAATTGACACTACGCCACTGGAAGAGCTGAAAGGCCTTAAATTTATCATCATGGCAAACAATTCATTTGAAGGTCCAATTCCTGGATTTAATCGTCTCGCTGGTCTTAAAGCCTTTTACATTTCTAGCAATAAGTTTTCTGGGGAGATTCCTTCTGATTACTTTGTGAATATGAAAGATTTGAAGAAACTCTGGATTGACAATAATGGTTTTTCTGGGGAAGTTCCTGTGTCTGTTACACAACTTCCAATTCTTAGAGAACTACGTATTGAAAACAACCGATTCTCGGGTCCAATTCCACCATTGAAACAACAATCATTAGCTGATCTTGACATGTCTAACAACAAGCTTGAAGGGCAAATCCCTGAGTATTTGGTAAGGTTCAATGCAACAGCTTTCAAGAACAATCCTGGCTTATGTAGTGAAAAACTAGGAATGAAATGCGCCAATGCACCAACTCCTGATCCAGGTGATGCAGTTGATGCACCAGATTCACCAACTCCACCACCAAAAGATCAAAACACATCTTCAGGCACAACATGGCTTGTTCTAGGAATTGTGGTCATCCTTCTGGCACTAACTATCTTCTTTAAGTCCGAGCGGAAGGAAGATAACTTTACTCCATTGGGGAAGGAGAATCTTGATGAAGCTGTGCAAGTAAGTATTCCAAGCCCCAAGAAAACTCTGAGTACATCACCAAGAAACAAAATCAGTGGGTCAGCTAACCTCTCGAAAAAAGGGGGAGCAAGCAATGTAGGAGGCAGATTGGGAAATGATCTTGTGGTGGTGAATGATGAAAAGGGAGTTTTTGGATTGTCTGATTTAATGAAGGCAGCTGCTGAGGTTCTAGGGAGTGGAGGGCTGGGATCAGCCTATAAGGCAATGATGTCAAATGGGGTGTCTGTTGTTGTGAAGAGGATAAGGGAAATGAATTCAATGACTAAGGAAACGTTTGATTCAGAGATGAGGAGGATTGGTGCACTAAAAAACAAAAATATATTGACACCATTAGCATATCATTACAGGAAGGATGAGAAATTAATGGTGTCTGAGTTTGTTCCTAAAGGCAGTCTGTTGTATATTTTGCATG GTGACCGCGGTGTCTCTCATTCAGAGCTAAACTGGCCAATGAGGTTAAAGATCATCCAAGGAATAGCCAAAGGGATGGGGTACCTTCATTCTGAATTCCCATCTTATCAACTTCCTCATGGCAATCTAAAGTCCAGCAATGTTCTTCTTGGTTCAAACTACAATCCACTTCTATCCGACTACGCGATGTATCCATTAGTCAACACAACTCAATCAGCGCAAGCAATGTCTGCTTTCAGATCCCCTGAAGCAGTTCTATACCAACAAGTGTCCCCGAAAAGTGATGTGTACTGTCTCGGAATCCTCATTCTTGAAATCCTAACTGGCAAGTTCCCTTCTCAGTATCTCAACAACCAAAAAGGTGGCACTGATGTGGTCCAATGGGTCCAAACAGCTTTGTCTGAAAAACGAGAATCGGAATTGATTGACCCTGAAATAGCTGGAGCTTCAGCTGCTTCACTTGAACAGATGCAGAAACTTCTGCACATTGCAGCTGCTTGTACCGAAAATGATCAACAACAAAGGTTAGACATGAAAGAAGCAATCAGGAGAATAGAAGAGGTACAAGTTTAA
- the LOC141678280 gene encoding uncharacterized protein LOC141678280, whose product MYPTVAKRLLRFPAIYRIAGDEFIGNTRKLSPAISKCSLNFCSTTESPTQQSTNISFTASTAASGSTEGGSKRGESTRSQAKAHCQDEQARVLDASLRHVRKLGWTEAAMVAGARDVDISPSIAGGFPHKEAALVEHFMDECLRKLLDIIDSEEDLKNLIPSDRIAKLVRIRLEMQAPYISKWPQALSIQAQPANVPNSFKQRAMLVDEIWHACDDEANDIDWYVKRTILGGIYSTSEIYMLTDSSPDFCDTWGFLNGRVKDAFDLKKSVQEAQSLAESIGAGMGSSVQGLVNTVFKK is encoded by the exons ATGTATCCAACGGTAGCGAAGAGATTGCTTCGATTTCCGGCGATCTACCGTATCGCCGGTGACGAATTCATCGGAAACACTCGAAAATTGAGTCCTGCAATATCGAAATGTTCTCTAAATTTCTGTAGTACTACCGAGTCGCCGACGCAACAGAGCACTAACATTTCGTTCACCGCGTCAACAGCGGCGTCAGGATCGACGGAAGGAGGTAGTAAACGTGGAGAAAGTACAAGATCACAGGCTAAGGCGCATTGTCAAGACGAGCAAGCTCGCGTGCTTGACGCATCTCTTCGTCATGTG CGTAAGTTGGGATGGACAGAAGCTGCAATGGTTGCAGGAGCTAGGGATGTTGACATCTCTCCTTCTATCGCAGGAGGTTTTCCTCATAAAGAAGCTGCACTTGTTGAG CATTTCATGGACGAGTGTTTGCGTAAGCTTTTGGACATAATAGACTCAGAGGAAGATTTAAAGAACCTGATACCTAGTGATCGCATAGCAAAGCTTGTGAGAATTCGCTTGGAAATGCAGGCTCCTTACATATCAAAGTGGCCTCAGGCTCTTAGCATCCAG GCACAACCGGCAAATGTTCCTAACAGTTTCAAGCAGCGAGCCATGTTGGTTGATGAGATCTGGCATGCTTGTGATGATGAAGCTAATGATATTGATTGGTATGTGAAGCGTACCATTCTAGGTGGAATATACTCGACCTCGGAGATATACATGCTGACTGATAGCTCTCCAG ATTTCTGTGATACATGGGGATTCTTGAATGGGAGAGTTAAAGATGCTTTTGATCTTAAGAAGTCCGTCCAAGAG GCACAGTCCTTGGCAGAGTCTATCGGTGCAGGTATGGGAAGCTCGGTACAAGGACTCGTAAACACAGTTTTCAAGAAATAA
- the LOC141678281 gene encoding protein NEGATIVE GRAVITROPIC RESPONSE OF ROOTS-like, producing the protein MKIFSWMQSKLHAIRDTKKLNPFTSNDNIQQEPSKDEFSDWTHGLLTIGTFGEKNVKEIPNNCNLQTSNHSQHHQKDITPQEVGNLKEDLNGILAERQGPESNSADELERHNILLDKFLKSSSNSNTERTSSFTASVDIGDEDSSLQRISGTRLMNRGKDNYSDNTKNAIKKESLTFLLKMMLRSSPNSRDAPPEVRLEKSRMDKIFRTMLSKKIFPQSFNPKANSIKKYLNNKQHCVTDGKNILPEEMTAGSKWVNTDSVYIVLEI; encoded by the exons ATGAAG ATCTTCAGCTGGATGCAAAGCAAGCTGCACGCTATAAGGGATACAAAGAAACTCAATCCATTTACATCAAACG ACAATATTCAGCAAGAACCTTCCAAAGACGAATTCAGTGACTGGACTCATGGATTACTCACAATAGGGACTTTTGGAGAAAAAAATGTGAAAGAAATACCGAACAACTGCAATTTACAGACAAGCAATCATTCTCAACATCATCAAAAGGACATCACTCCTCAAGAAGTTGGAAATCTTAAAGAAGATCTGAACGGTATACTGGCGGAAAGACAGGGTCCAGAGTCTAATTCAGCAGATGAACTTGAACGTCACAATATATTGTTGGACAAATTTTTAAAATCATCATCAAACTCAAATACTGAGAGAACGTCAAGTTTCACTGCATCTGTTGATATAGGGGACGAAGACAGTTCTCTTCAGCGTATCAGTGGTACACGTCTGATGAATAGAGGGAAGGACAATTACTCTGATAACACCAAAAATGCTATTAAAAAGGAATCACTGACATTTCTGCTTAAAATGATGTTAAGAAGTTCTCCAAATTCAAGAGATGCGCCTCCAGAAGTGAGACTGGAGAAATCAAGAATGGACAAG ATTTTCAGAACTATGTTGAGCAAAAAAATATTTCCGCAAAGTTTTAACCCAAAGGCTAATAGCATAAAGAAATACTTGAATAATAAACAACATTGTGTGACTGATGGCAAGAATATATTGCCAGAAGAGATGACTGCCGGAAGTAAATGGGTCAACACAGATTCTGTCT ATATTGTTCTGGAGATATAA
- the LOC141677462 gene encoding uncharacterized protein LOC141677462 isoform X1, which translates to MADEFINAVEDGLRLSKRIYFGKDRSITPPKPMEAMIKSSSSSQSKLLPTALTVYAVISDPVIVDNPDIPSYQPHVHGRCDPPALIPLQMNGVEVEVECVLDTAVVKMSGSWRVHCVMGSKKCPCRVAVPMGEQGSILGIEVEVPGKSYSSKLVAMDDNDMEKLPKYENGGFLKPHIYIFTIPEVYGGSNLSITVRWSQKLSYQGGEFTLTVPYSFPEFVTPVGKKMSKKEKIRLNVNAGPGTEVLCKTISHPLKELRRHGEKLSFLYDTEVLTWSNSDFVITYGVSSSLSGSVILQSPMKFDIDQREMFCVSLFAGSEQNKKVFRKEVIFVVDISESMRGKPLEGTKNALAAALSKLDHGDSFNVIAFNDEVHLFSLSMELATKKSVEKVTDWMSMNMIARGGTNILLPLNQAVEMISNAPKCTPVIFLITDGAVENERNICDVMKSHLKNQGSISPRLYTFGIGSFCNHYFLRMLATIGRGCYDGAYDADSIEVRMKGFFTRTFYTILANISINNLDNLDLDDLEVYPSCIPDLLLESPLIISGRYRGDFPSTIQLKGVLADMSNFSIDLKVQEAKDIPLDKILAKQQIDLYTAQAWLSENKALEDKIVKLSMQNSVISEYTRVILLETNTADSAENGKGKKGTTDSAEKKKKKQVPKEADHEKIIVLGNFGFGFGNLIATVENTPPGSDEVKLPDPGELFVQAASNCCGKMCDRCCCMCCIQICSRLNDRCAIVFIQFCGALSCLGCYYCCELCCGSDR; encoded by the exons ATGGCAGATGAGTTCATCAACGCCGTCGAAGACGGCCTTCGCTTATCGAAGCGAATCTACTTCGGCAAAGACCGGTCAATAACGCCTCCTAAGCCAATGGAAGCGATGATCAAGTCATCGTCGTCGTCGCAATCGAAGCTATTGCCGACGGCGCTTACGGTGTACGCGGTGATTTCCGATCCAGTTATAGTTGATAATCCGGATATTCCGAGTTATCAGCCGCACGTGCACGGCAGGTGCGATCCGCCGGCGTTGATTCCGTTACAGATGAATGGAGTTGAGGTTGAAGTGGAGTGTGTGTTGGATACGGCGGTTGTGAAGATGAGTGGATCGTGGCGAGTTCATTGTGTTATGGGGAGTAAGAAGTGTCCGTGTCGCGTCGCGGTTCCGATGGGCGAACAG GGTTCAATTCTAGGTATTGAAGTTGAGGTACCTGGAAAATCATATTCTAGTAAGTTGGTAGCTATGGATGACAATGACATGGAAAAACTGCCGAAATATGAAAATGGAGGCTTTCTAAAGCCccacatatatatatttacaatACCTGAG GTTTACGGAGGTTCCAACCTCTCAATTACAGTAAGATGGTCCCAGAAACTATCGTATCAAGGTGGCGAATTTACATTGACTGTACCATATAGTTTCCCAGAGTTTGTCACCCCTGTAGGGAAAAAAATGTCCAAAAAAGAAAAAATACGACTCAATGTGAACGCTGGTCCTGGTACTGAAGTATTGTGCAAGACAATCAGTCATCCGCTGAAG GAATTAAGACGCCATGGGGAAAAGTTGAGTTTTTTGTATGATACAGAAGTTCTCACGTGGTCAAACAGTGACTTTGTCATTACTTATGGT GTATCATCTAGTCTTTCCGGTAGTGTTATTTTGCAATCACCAATGAAGTTTGACATCGACCAGAGGGAGATGTTTTGCGTCTCTCTGTTTGCAGGAAGCGAACAGAACAAAAAG GTTTTCAGGAAGGAAGTAATATTTGTTGTTGACATAAGTGAAAGCATGCGGGGGAAGCCACTTGAGGGTACAAAAAATGCTCTTGCTGCAGCACTCTCAAAGCTTGATCATGGAGACTCGTTTAATGTAATAGCATTTAATGATGAAGTTCATCTGTTCTCGCTGTCTATGGAACTGGCTACTAAGAAATCTGTTGAGAAAGTAACTGACTGGATGAGCATGAATATGATTGCCCGCGGTGGTACAAATATTTTGCTTCCGTTGAATCAG GCCGTAGAGATGATCTCCAATGCCCCCAAGTGCACTCCTGTTATCTTCCTGATTACTGACGGGGCAGTTGAAAATGAGAGAAACATTTGTGATGTTATGAAGAGTCATCTAAAAAATCAAGGATCAATAAGCCCCCGTCTTTACACATTTGGCATAG GCTCCTTCTGTAATCACTATTTTCTGCGAATGCTTGCAACAATTGGCAGGGGTTGTTATGATGGTGCTTATGATGCAG ATTCGATTGAAGTTCGAATGAAAGGCTTCTTTACCAGGACCTTCTACACCATTCTTGCAAACATTAGCATCAACAATTTAGACAATCTCGATCTTGATGATCTTGAG GTGTATCCTTCATGTATACCTGACCTTCTATTAGAGAGCCCATTAATCATATCTGGGAGATACCGAGGAGATTTTCCTAGTACTATTCAACTTAAAGGCGTCTTGGCAGATATGAGCAATTTCTCAATAGACTTGAAGGTTCAAGAGGCGAAGGACATACCTCTTGACAAG ATACTTGCGAAGCAACAAATTGATTTATACACAGCTCAAGCATGGCTTTCAGAAAATAAAGCTCTAGAGGATAAG ATTGTCAAACTTAGCATGCAGAACTCAGTGATTTCTGAGTACACCCGTGTGATCTTGCTTGAGACAAACACAGCGGACTCAGCTGAAAACGGCAAGGGAAAGAAAGGCACAACGGACTCAGCTGAAAAGAAAAAG AAAAAGCAGGTTCCCAAGGAGGCAGATCACGAAAAGATAATAGTACTTGGTAACTTTGGATTTGGTTTTGGAAACCTAATTGCCACAGTAGAAAACACCCCTCCAGGGTCAGATGAAGTTAAATTACCAGATCCTGGAGAATTGTTTGTGCAGGCAGCCTCAAACTGTTGCGGCAAGATGTGTGACCGTTGCTGCTGCATGTGCTGCATTCAGATCTGTTCTCGGCTAAACGACCGATGTGCAATTGTGTTCATACAGTTCTGTGGTGCCCTATCTTGTTTAGGCTGTTATTATTGTTGTGAATTATGCTGTGGCTCAGATCGATAA
- the LOC141677462 gene encoding uncharacterized protein LOC141677462 isoform X2 has translation MADEFINAVEDGLRLSKRIYFGKDRSITPPKPMEAMIKSSSSSQSKLLPTALTVYAVISDPVIVDNPDIPSYQPHVHGRCDPPALIPLQMNGVEVEVECVLDTAVVKMSGSWRVHCVMGSKKCPCRVAVPMGEQGSILGIEVEVPGKSYSSKLVAMDDNDMEKLPKYENGGFLKPHIYIFTIPEVYGGSNLSITVRWSQKLSYQGGEFTLTVPYSFPEFVTPVGKKMSKKEKIRLNVNAGPGTEVLCKTISHPLKELRRHGEKLSFLYDTEVLTWSNSDFVITYGVSSSLSGSVILQSPMKFDIDQREMFCVSLFAGSEQNKKVFRKEVIFVVDISESMRGKPLEGTKNALAAALSKLDHGDSFNVIAFNDEVHLFSLSMELATKKSVEKVTDWMSMNMIARGGTNILLPLNQAVEMISNAPKCTPVIFLITDGAVENERNICDVMKSHLKNQGSISPRLYTFGIGSFCNHYFLRMLATIGRGCYDGAYDADSIEVRMKGFFTRTFYTILANISINNLDNLDLDDLEVYPSCIPDLLLESPLIISGRYRGDFPSTIQLKGVLADMSNFSIDLKVQEAKDIPLDKILAKQQIDLYTAQAWLSENKALEDKEHDLKQIFR, from the exons ATGGCAGATGAGTTCATCAACGCCGTCGAAGACGGCCTTCGCTTATCGAAGCGAATCTACTTCGGCAAAGACCGGTCAATAACGCCTCCTAAGCCAATGGAAGCGATGATCAAGTCATCGTCGTCGTCGCAATCGAAGCTATTGCCGACGGCGCTTACGGTGTACGCGGTGATTTCCGATCCAGTTATAGTTGATAATCCGGATATTCCGAGTTATCAGCCGCACGTGCACGGCAGGTGCGATCCGCCGGCGTTGATTCCGTTACAGATGAATGGAGTTGAGGTTGAAGTGGAGTGTGTGTTGGATACGGCGGTTGTGAAGATGAGTGGATCGTGGCGAGTTCATTGTGTTATGGGGAGTAAGAAGTGTCCGTGTCGCGTCGCGGTTCCGATGGGCGAACAG GGTTCAATTCTAGGTATTGAAGTTGAGGTACCTGGAAAATCATATTCTAGTAAGTTGGTAGCTATGGATGACAATGACATGGAAAAACTGCCGAAATATGAAAATGGAGGCTTTCTAAAGCCccacatatatatatttacaatACCTGAG GTTTACGGAGGTTCCAACCTCTCAATTACAGTAAGATGGTCCCAGAAACTATCGTATCAAGGTGGCGAATTTACATTGACTGTACCATATAGTTTCCCAGAGTTTGTCACCCCTGTAGGGAAAAAAATGTCCAAAAAAGAAAAAATACGACTCAATGTGAACGCTGGTCCTGGTACTGAAGTATTGTGCAAGACAATCAGTCATCCGCTGAAG GAATTAAGACGCCATGGGGAAAAGTTGAGTTTTTTGTATGATACAGAAGTTCTCACGTGGTCAAACAGTGACTTTGTCATTACTTATGGT GTATCATCTAGTCTTTCCGGTAGTGTTATTTTGCAATCACCAATGAAGTTTGACATCGACCAGAGGGAGATGTTTTGCGTCTCTCTGTTTGCAGGAAGCGAACAGAACAAAAAG GTTTTCAGGAAGGAAGTAATATTTGTTGTTGACATAAGTGAAAGCATGCGGGGGAAGCCACTTGAGGGTACAAAAAATGCTCTTGCTGCAGCACTCTCAAAGCTTGATCATGGAGACTCGTTTAATGTAATAGCATTTAATGATGAAGTTCATCTGTTCTCGCTGTCTATGGAACTGGCTACTAAGAAATCTGTTGAGAAAGTAACTGACTGGATGAGCATGAATATGATTGCCCGCGGTGGTACAAATATTTTGCTTCCGTTGAATCAG GCCGTAGAGATGATCTCCAATGCCCCCAAGTGCACTCCTGTTATCTTCCTGATTACTGACGGGGCAGTTGAAAATGAGAGAAACATTTGTGATGTTATGAAGAGTCATCTAAAAAATCAAGGATCAATAAGCCCCCGTCTTTACACATTTGGCATAG GCTCCTTCTGTAATCACTATTTTCTGCGAATGCTTGCAACAATTGGCAGGGGTTGTTATGATGGTGCTTATGATGCAG ATTCGATTGAAGTTCGAATGAAAGGCTTCTTTACCAGGACCTTCTACACCATTCTTGCAAACATTAGCATCAACAATTTAGACAATCTCGATCTTGATGATCTTGAG GTGTATCCTTCATGTATACCTGACCTTCTATTAGAGAGCCCATTAATCATATCTGGGAGATACCGAGGAGATTTTCCTAGTACTATTCAACTTAAAGGCGTCTTGGCAGATATGAGCAATTTCTCAATAGACTTGAAGGTTCAAGAGGCGAAGGACATACCTCTTGACAAG ATACTTGCGAAGCAACAAATTGATTTATACACAGCTCAAGCATGGCTTTCAGAAAATAAAGCTCTAGAGGATAAG GAACACGATTTGAAACAAATATTCAGATGA